In the genome of Fibrobacter sp. UWR3, the window AAGCAAACAATGGAACGAAGTGATTTTGTTTGCGTGCGAAATGCCCCTCGAAGCAAACAATATTCACTTACGGGGGGTTGCAGAACCCCCGTGCGTTCGGCCATAGCCAATTGCACAAGTGCATTGGCTGCGGCACTCACTTCTGGGGGTTTTAGGGGGTGGAACCCCTTAGGCGAGGGGGCACTGGAAGACGACTTGGACGCGTTGAAAAGATCCCCGCCTGCGCGGGGATGACGAGAAGGGTCGCGGGGATGACGAGATGGGTCCCGGGGATGACGAGAAGGGTCGCGGGGGAGGCCTCCCCCCCCCCCTTTTACTCTATAATAGCATACTTTTCTAAGTTCTAAGTTCTAAGTTCTGCCTACTATTTTTCTACATTTGACCCGCAACTAAATGCGTATTAATGCCTTATTAAGGGATTACAGATGAACAAACATAAATTCGGCATGCGAGAATTCTTCATTCTCCTCGTCATTGCACTCTCGGCCTACACGGTTTGGCCCTCTATTCAGGTTCACTCCAAGAAGGGTGACGAAAAGAAGGCCTTCCTCAAGGAAAATCCGAAACTTTCTTCCAGGTCCATCAATTTCGGCCTCGACCTCGCCGGCGGTACGAGCATTACGCTCCAGATCGACAAGTCCGGTCTCAAGGAAGACGACGATATCCAGGACATCCAGAAGCAGTCCCTCGAAATCATCCGTAACCGCGTTGACCAGTACGGTCTTTCCGAACCGCAGATTTCGCCCTCCGGCGACGACCGTATTTTGGTCGAACTTGCCGGCGTAGACGATTCTACCGCAAAGGCCCTCGTGGGTTCCACCGCAAAGCTTGAATTCAAGATTCTCGCCGAGGCGGAAAAGTTCAATACGGTAACGACGCTCCTGAACCAGTACCTGACCCGCCAGACCACCGACGTGGCCAGCGATTCTACGGTTGCCGACTCCGCCGCCGCGGATTCTACGGTCGCCAAGGTCGATTCTGCCAAGGATACCGCCAAGGCCCTCTCCGACGAAGAACTGCTCGGCGGTTCCGTCCAGACGGCAAAGGCTGAAGATTCCACCGTTTCTGACTCCGCCGCCGAAACCGTACCGGCATCCGAGGTCGGCAAGGCTTTCAGCGATTACTACCTCCAGTTCGGCAACGGCGGGTTCATCGCCGAAGAGAACATCGAGAAGGTCAAGAAGATTCTTGAACTCGAAGGCGTCAAGAAGCTCATCCCGCGTGACGTCGCCTTTGCCTTCGGTAGCGGCCTCGAAAAGATTAACCGCGATTCCCCGGTCAAGGCCAAGCGCCTCTACCTCCTCAAGCGTCGTGCAGAAATGGGTGGCGACGACATCGTCGATGCCCGCCCGGAACGTGTTGCTGACGGTGTGAGCGCCGGTGAAGTTGCCGTCAAGCTCCGCTTCGGCGGCATCGGCCCCAAGAAGTTCTCCGCCGTTACGGCCGCGAACATCAACAAGCAGATGGCCATCGTGCTCGACAACCAGGTCATTAGCGCCCCGGTCATCAGGGATCGCATCCCGAACGGCGACGCCCAGATTACCGGCCTCGACGACATGGCCGAAGCCAACCGCCTCGCCGTCGTGCTCCGCGCGGGTGCCCTCAAGGCCCCGATGAAGATTATCGAAAGCCGCAGCGTGGGTGCCACCCTCGGTGAAGAGAACATCTCCCAGGGCTTCGGTTCCGGCGCTATCGGTCTCATCATCTGCTTGCTCTTCATGGTGGCCTACTACCGCCTGGGCGGCCTTATCGCAAGCCTCGGTATGATTATCAACACGCTCGTGACCGCCGCCGTGATGTCGCTCTTCAACGCGACCCTCACGCTCCCCGGTATCGCAGGCTTCATCCTCGTCGTGGGTATGTCTCTCGACGCGAACGTGATTATCTACGAACGCATCCGTGAAGAACTCAAGAACGGCCTTACCGCCCGCGCTGCCGTGGCGAAGGGTTACGAACGTGCATTTACCGCGATTCTCGACTCCAACCTCACCACCGTGCTTACCGGCCTTATCCTCTACAAGATTGGTACCGGCTCCGTGAAGGGTTTCGGTCTTACGCTTACTATCGGTATCCTCACCTCGCTCTTCTGCGCCATCACCGTGACCCGTGCAGTGCTCGACTGGAAACTCGCCAAGCGCGACGCCACCACGCTCTCCATCGGTAACGGCATCAAGGCCATCAACGAGGCGAACCTCCAGATTATCCCGCACCGCAAGCGTTTCGGCCTCATTTCGACCATTCTCATCATCGCTTCCATCGCATGCATCGCCATCAAGGGATTCGACTTCAGCATCGACTTCACCGGCGGCCAGGTCTACACCATCCAGTACCAGGACAACGCCAAGCACGAGACCGACCTGAACAAGGCCCTCTCCGCGGCAGGCATCTCCGGCACGAAGGTCCGTTCTCTGGGCGGTACTTCCGCGAACTCCTACCAGGTGAGCCTCCGTACCGACGACGCTAACTTCGAAACCACCATGGCCAAGGCCTTCGAGGCCGCCGGCCAGAAGTGCGAAATCGTTGCCAAG includes:
- a CDS encoding protein translocase subunit SecDF produces the protein MNKHKFGMREFFILLVIALSAYTVWPSIQVHSKKGDEKKAFLKENPKLSSRSINFGLDLAGGTSITLQIDKSGLKEDDDIQDIQKQSLEIIRNRVDQYGLSEPQISPSGDDRILVELAGVDDSTAKALVGSTAKLEFKILAEAEKFNTVTTLLNQYLTRQTTDVASDSTVADSAAADSTVAKVDSAKDTAKALSDEELLGGSVQTAKAEDSTVSDSAAETVPASEVGKAFSDYYLQFGNGGFIAEENIEKVKKILELEGVKKLIPRDVAFAFGSGLEKINRDSPVKAKRLYLLKRRAEMGGDDIVDARPERVADGVSAGEVAVKLRFGGIGPKKFSAVTAANINKQMAIVLDNQVISAPVIRDRIPNGDAQITGLDDMAEANRLAVVLRAGALKAPMKIIESRSVGATLGEENISQGFGSGAIGLIICLLFMVAYYRLGGLIASLGMIINTLVTAAVMSLFNATLTLPGIAGFILVVGMSLDANVIIYERIREELKNGLTARAAVAKGYERAFTAILDSNLTTVLTGLILYKIGTGSVKGFGLTLTIGILTSLFCAITVTRAVLDWKLAKRDATTLSIGNGIKAINEANLQIIPHRKRFGLISTILIIASIACIAIKGFDFSIDFTGGQVYTIQYQDNAKHETDLNKALSAAGISGTKVRSLGGTSANSYQVSLRTDDANFETTMAKAFEAAGQKCEIVAKDTVGPTIGAELRFNAILSVILAWLGILLYVWFRFGKFGLGFGVAAVLGLVHDTIITLGFISAFSLSFDGALIASLLTMIGYSVNDTIVNFDRIRENTSVYGSANFGETINRSLNQCFSRTMVTSLTTLFVCVILAVMGGSSIRDFGLVQCFGILIGTYSSVCICSPIVLWWSNRFKKGV